GATGGTAAGATGCGTCACCCGGTTGATGGTAAAGCATGGAAAGATTTTGATGAACGGTATCCAGATTTTGCAATAGAACCTCGAAATGTCAGATTAGGATTGTCTGCTGATGGTTTCATTCCATTCGCTAATACGAGTATCCCTTACAGCATGTGGCCGGTAATATTAACTACATACAATACGCCCCCATGGTTGTGTATGAAAGAGACTTCATTGATGTTGACATTGTTAATTCCTGGGCCTAAATCAGCCGCGAAAGACATTGATATTTATTTCGAGCCATTGGTTGATGAATTGAAAAGTTTGTGGTCTGAAGGAGTTTATACAAGAGATGCTGCTACAAACGAGGTCTTCAAAATGCGTGCCATGCTTTTATGGACCATTAGTGATTTTCCTGCTCGCAGTTACTTGTCTGGTTGGTCTGGTCAGGGCTACTTGGCATGTCCTACATGTAATGAAGACACTCCATCGACTCGTGTGAGGGGAAAAATTTCTTACGTTGGTCACAGAAGACATAAGTGGAGGATGAACAAGAACTTCAATGGTAAAATAGAAACTAGACGGCCTCCGAATGATTTCAGCGAAAATGATATCTTATCGCAACTAAACAAGTTGCCGAAACTTATGCCGGGGAAGCATCCTAGTTATGGGGGtaagaatttaaaaagaaaacgtGAAGAATATGAGTTGAATTGGAGTAAACGTTCTATCTTTTTCGATCTCGATTATTGGTCTTCTCTTACACTGAAACACAACCTCGATGTCATGCACATCGAGAAAAATGTATGTGAGAGTTTGTTAGAGACCTTGTTAATGAATGACAAGTCCAAAGACACGATCAATGCAAGAAAAGACTTGAAAGATTTGAATATTCGTAAAGACTTGTGGCTCATTGAAAGAGGTGGCTCAACCCAAATTCTCTTTTACACCTGAAGATAGAAATCTTTTTTGTAAATTCATTAAGGGAGTAAAATTTCCCGATGGATTTGGATCTAACTTCAAAAACAAAGTTGTCAATAATGACAACAACATAACTGGTATGAAGTCTCATGACTATCGTATCATGATGCAACGGTTGATGCCGCTTGGAGTTCGAGCGTTCTTGGACCCTACTGTTTCAACACCAATAATCGAGCTTTGTGCATTCTTTAAGCAACTTTGTGCTCGAAACCTCATGGTGAAGGACATGGTTGATGCTAAAGACAAGTTGGTTAAGATTTTGTGTAACTTCGAGCAAATATATCCTCCAGCATTTTTTGACATAATGATTCATTTGGTTGTGCATCTACCTGAAGAAGCTATTCAAGGTGGTCCCATCTTCATGAGATGGATGTATCCATTTGAAAGATACATGaagaaactaaaaaattatGTTAGAAACAAAGCTAGGCCTGAAGGTCCTATAGCGGAAGGTTATGTTGTTGAAGAAGCGGTAACTTTTTGCTCAAAGTATTTTCGTGGTGTATCGACCAAATTCAATCGCCCGGACAGAAATGAGGATGCTCCAGCTCCAACACGTGAGTTGCATGTGTTCCAATCAGTATGTATGCCAATTAGCAAAAGTACAACTGTAGAGTTGAATCGCGTACTTCGGACGAAAGTTGAATGGTTTGTACTTAACAACAGCCCTGAGATTGCTGAATACATCACGTAAGTGTACttaatttgaaaaatctttTCACATGCCGTCTTTTTAATGATTCCACTAAGATCATTAACATTCACAGTGAGTTGACTACTACCATGCCCGGGAATGATGCGCAAACAACATTTCCTGATTGGTTCAAGGAAAAGGTAAACTCATTGTATGTGTTTCCCAACTTATCAACAAACATTTAAACCATCGATGTCTTTTTCTTAGATTAATCGGAGGGAAGTAGATGCTAATGCACGGCGTAGTAACCATGAGTTACATTCTTTGGCAAACGGACCAATGTTTGCAAACACTTACACCTCTTGCATAGTTAATGGTGTGAGGTTTGTGGTTCAGAGTCGTGATGAAAGGCGTACAACTAAGAATAGTGGGATTTCAACACCTGGGATTGAAGAAGGACAAAAGTTTTATGGTGTATTGGAAGAAATTCTGGAGCTAACTTATATGCGTGGTTACAAGGTTGTGTTGTTTCGATGTAAATGGTTCAAAACCGATAACCAGCATTGTGTCAAGAAAAATAACATAACTAGTATTTCTACTCAATATGAGTGGTTTAAAGAAGACCAATACATATTGGCAACACAAGCAAATCAAGTATTTTACCTTGATGACCCATCTAAAAGACAAGATTATTGGAAGGTCGTTCAAGAGGTGAACCATCGAAAGATATGGGACAGGGATATCACCACAGAAGCTATTGAAGATGTCATTCATGATGACAATTCGAATGATCTTGCATTGTCTGCCAATTTGGATAATTTGACTTATTCTAGTATGAGTATAGGTCGTAACATCGAGGTTCAAGATATTCCTATTGCTGCCCCTCACGATGATGACGATTTTATTGATGATGTAGACAACAATGATGATTTTGATAGTGATacatctgatgatgaagttgataaTGAAAATGTTAAACGTGTTTATTGTAGTGATGAATCTGATTGAATTGGTATTGTAATTTGTATGAATTTAACTAGttcaatttaatatattttgcaTTATATCTTGAATTGgtattgtaatttgtaatttgtaatttgAACGTGTTTATTCTAGTGATGAATATGATTGATTGGTATTGATTTTATTTaacgtatatatgtatgtattgtatTTTGAATGTATGCCTATTGGGTTTTGTTTATAATGATCTTATGAACAAACACTAGTTTGTattgttgtatttgaattttcaGATGGCAGACGTTGTTGCGCGGGAACACGGTGGAGATGGCCAAGGTGATCCTCCACCGGGAGGATGGAACCCAGTCTCAGGTTGCGCGGCGAGTGGTAATAAATAGTTtactttatacatttttttattaatttttttacttgAATCTTTTTATAATGTGTTTACTGAAACTTGTAGGCCCTAAACCACGTGACAGGACCAAAAACAAGAAGCTTCTATCAATTTGGGAAGAGAATGACCACAATCCATTGTCGATAGTGTTCGATTATGAGGACCAGGCTACACTGAGGCCAGTTGGGAAAAACGCGAAGCACTTCAAGGCCCTTCTAGGGGTTACATTGAGGCAAACTGTCCCTCTCATGTATGATTCTTGGGATAATGTCCCCAAGGAGAGGAAAACTGCTATATATCCACAGCTTCAGGTTGAAACTATTTAAACtattaagttgtaaaaatatactttattgctaattattttctataaaattcAGACCTACTTTGATATTGGGAGATACATCGGTCCCAATGGTGTATGTGACTCGTTCGAGAGAGGCATCAATAGGTTGTGTGCCTCGCTTTACTCGACTGCTAAGTATCAATTCAAATACAGGCATTTCACTAAACTCGGGGGGTACGACAACAGAGAGAACATTCGTCAGATTGTCCCCCCAAACATGGAGGCAGAAGCATGGAGTGACCTCGTTGACTTCTACATTCGAGATGACAACCTCCATAGGTCGAAAGTGAACTCGGATAACAGAGCTAATCACCATTACCCCTCTTACCAGGGCTCTAAGTCGTTTGTTGAAATACTCTATGAAAGGGTaagtcataaattttttttcttttgttgttttattGCTATCAAGTATacacattcatttcatttcatgtgTTTATAGAAAAAACCGGATGGCACTGGTCTTAGTCTCATAGAGTTGTTTAAggaaaaacatacaaaaaagcTGCCAAATGGGACAGACTATATGCCTGAGCTTACAATGCAACATTATGTAAGTACTTGTGTCATATTTGGAATTCTTACACTAAAGTACATGGATGCTAGTAAGTCAAATGGTTGTTACCTAGTCAATGATATTAGCATAGTTACAACTAGAAATATGGCTCATAATGTTTAGTGTTGTTTCTATGTTGGTTTTAGGTtgttgttagaaatccaaaaatagtgatacattgtaatttaaattatggacttacttgttgttaaatcatgAGTTGAtcatttctaaggttgaggggctaatagtgttaattagcatagttagatagtttggactataaataaccctcaattccttagaaattataacttggcacattaacaacacattttttATTCATACCATTAAACCTGAAcatcacactcttgatcccaattctctctaaaaacagacacaaacaccaagaacacacacactaaccaaacgccattgttgatgtgaattcggttgagataatcgtgttgattacatttggtatcagagaaaacatcgttctgatctcgatccataactgaattcaatcacttcTTATcacaaatcacctttaattctgttttatttctGCTTCTGTTCGTCATTTTTGTTCGttctgaaaataaaaaaaattaacctctcaaatcacataaaatcacaaatgtttgttcaccgttcgattcctcatagttaataacataatcctctcaagtttcatgttctaattcaatctggatcaaaagttcagattttgagtttttggcgctaaaatttgggatttgattctgttgtgttataagctaagttttgttaatcggatcattgctgaggtgaaaacaaactgtttgcaagtggtgtcatgttccaattctcagaaaatcaaaagattttgaagttttaaatttcgtcaatggagttgttcatgttcagaggttgaagacgactggtaaaacgatcttaatttagatagtctcagttttctttccttcatattttcatatcagtgttgtggtttgtcaaacgattcaaattttgatcgttttgacaagtgttgtgttgtgaataactgattgtggctaactgatcatttggattggttttggtcaattcagttattgaaaattatacaagttattgagaaattctgaagaggaaccaaaacgatctattttagatcgtttcagttctcttagaaacaagaacgatctcttttagatcgtttcaagtttcacttgaaCTTTTTCTGATTTGAGTAATTTCTGCAGAGTTGTGATTGGAAATCATACTAcat
The Erigeron canadensis isolate Cc75 chromosome 2, C_canadensis_v1, whole genome shotgun sequence DNA segment above includes these coding regions:
- the LOC122587759 gene encoding uncharacterized protein LOC122587759, which gives rise to MTIDKSWIAKNKNSTEFWNGLQSFLVRCRDHLNSEGRCRCPCRNCINVEFGTIDEIERHIHSKGFCRAYQTWVHHGESFEMPRTNTWENIQENTANEHNANNGDNSNQSTRQGESSQNADLTELFSLADTELYPDCDSMSSLDFVAKISHMKAINHWTDSSFDQLLEFFKFVLPKENKVPKSQYEAKKLMNKVGLGYQSIHACKNDCCLFWKHNEKEEKCPRCKESRWKENKTKGKKVPNKVLRYFPLTPRLKRMYSFKDDAKAMTWHATGMCTEDGKMRHPVDGKAWKDFDERYPDFAIEPRNVRLGLSADGFIPFANTSIPYSMWPVILTTYNTPPWLCMKETSLMLTLLIPGPKSAAKDIDIYFEPLVDELKSLWSEGVYTRDAATNEVFKMRAMLLWTISDFPARSYLSGWSGQGYLACPTCNEDTPSTRVRGKISYVGHRRHKWRMNKNFNGKIETRRPPNDFSENDILSQLNKLPKLMPGKHPSYGGKNLKRKREEYELNWSKRSIFFDLDYWSSLTLKHNLDVMHIEKNVCESLLETLLMNDKSKDTINARKDLKDLNIRKDLWLIERGGSTQILFYT